From Danio rerio strain Tuebingen ecotype United States chromosome 7, GRCz12tu, whole genome shotgun sequence, the proteins below share one genomic window:
- the LOC100148591 gene encoding histone H2A, with amino-acid sequence MSGRGKTGGKARAKAKTRSSRAGLQFPVGRVHRLLRKGNYAERVGAGAPVYLAAVLEYLTAEILELAGNAARDNKKTRIIPRHLQLAVRNDEELNKLLGGVTIAQGGVLPNIQAVLLPKKTEKAAKGK; translated from the coding sequence ATGAGCGGCAGAGGTAAAACCGGAGGCAAAGCCAGAGCTAAGGCTAAGACTCGCTCTTCCAGGGCTGGACTGCAGTTCCCCGTTGGCCGTGTCCACAGGCTGCTCCGCAAAGGCAACTATGCTGAGCGCGTCGGTGCCGGTGCTCCGGTGTATTTAGCGGCTGTGCTTGAATATCTGACTGCTGAGATCCTGGAGTTGGCTGGAAACGCCGCTCGAGACAACAAGAAGACCCGTATCATTCCCCGTCACCTGCAGTTGGCAGTGCGCAACGACGAGGAGCTGAACAAACTGCTGGGCGGAGTGACCATCGCTCAGGGAGGTGTGCTGCCCAACATCCAGGCGGTGCTGCTGCCCAAGAAGACCGAGAAGGCTGCCAAAGGCAAATAA
- the LOC100332396 gene encoding piggyBac transposable element-derived protein 4, with translation MDRQVQRSFCGVQSVLEEIMRSSDEEQQRDAETCFSDKESTATSVDSAQEDMFVDGLDPVLDRNRPSDTDEDWNPETSPVRRKRRRQSSSSSSSSPAPSSVTMRGRGRGRGRGRGRGRGRGRGRRSRCQSVSDVSPGTSHARWKDMDEDDSGPPQPVFRPAREPGPQLVTTDRYSPLQLFQLFFTPSVLQTIMQHSNAYATKQRQGTDKSWKNISVEDLKSYLALVIFMGLLKVCALTDYWRRSDVYSVPLPTRIMSCRKFLNIANALHLSDPVDDEANEGRKGTAAYDRLGKIKPLYDNIRDACRAFYHPGQNISIDERMVASKARSGLKQYMKNKPTKWGYKLFVLADSQCGYTSEFFVYEGKRMSSPNGLSYESVMALIDEKYLGTGYKLYVDNFYTSPKLFRDLLSKRIYACGTIRPNRIGFPKMATNKLPQDAPRGSMRWIREDDLLFVEWKDTREVLMCSTFHKAYGGDIVERKSKDNDGQWSTVHVPIPGAVLDYNRFMGGVDLSDALICYYKVLHKTRKWYRTFFYHFVDIAVVNAFILHQKLARAKKERPLTQKAFRETLVMELAGLESGASPIPTPSTICHNPKYISGDSTSGRRKCRVCHQKTPVMCATCEVPLCFLPKRDCYNDWHRREGKY, from the exons atggatcGTCAAGTTCAGAGGAGTTTTTGCGGTGTTCAGAGTGTTTTGGAGGAGATAATGAGAAGCAGCGACGAGGAGCAGCAAAGGGATGCCGAGACATGTTTCTCAGACAAGGAGAGCACGGCGACGAGTGTCGATTCTGCCCAGGAAGACATGTTTGTTGATGGACTCGATCCCGTTTTAGATCG AAATAGGCCTTCAGACACCGATGAGGACTGGAATCCGGAGACCAGTCCTGTACGACGGAAGAGAAGACGGcagtcatcttcatcatcttcatcatctccaGCTCCATCTTCTGTAACTatgagagggagagggagagggagaggaaGAGGAAGGGGGagggggagagggagagggagggggagaagGAGCAGATGCCAGTCAGTGTCTGATGTGTCCCCTGGCACCTCACATGCAAGATGGAAGGATATGGATGAAGATGACAGTGGGCCTCCCCAGCCCGTGTTTAGGCCTGCTCGTGAACCTGGGCCACAGTTGGTGACAACTGACAGATACTCACCGCTGCAGTTGTTCCAGCTTTTTTTTACTCCATCTGTGTTGCAGACCATCATGCAACACTCTAATGCCTATGCCACCAAACAACGCCAGGGAACAGACAAGTCATGGAAAAACATCTCTGTGGAAGACCTGAAGTCTTACCTGGCGCTTGTGATTTTCATGGGTCTCTTGAAGGTTTGTGCTTTGACAGACTATTGGAGGAGGTCTGACGTGTACAGTGTTCCCCTTCCTACAAGGATCATGTCCTGTAGGAAGTTTCTGAACATCGCTAATGCTCTTCATCTTAGCGATCCTGTGGATGACGAAGCAAATGAAGGCAGGAAGGGAACCGCAGCCTATGACCGCTTGGGGAAGATCAAGCCTTTGTATGACAACATCAGGGATGCCTGCAGAGCGTTTTATCATCCTGGTCAAAACATCTCCATAGATGAAAGGATGGTGGCATCCAAGGCGAGGTCTGGACTCAAGCAGTACATGAAGAACAAACCCACTAAATGGGGCTACAAGCTTTTTGTTTTGGCAGATTCCCAGTGTGGTTACACATCAGAGTTCTTTGTGTACGAAGGTAAGCGCATGTCATCGCCGAATGGGCTGAGCTATGAGTCTGTCATGGCACTCATAGATGAAAAGTATCTGGGCACTGGTTATAAGCTGTACGTGGACAACTTTTACACCAGTCCCAAGCTTTTCAGAGACCTCCTCTCTAAGAGGATTTATGCATGTGGCACCATCCGTCCAAACAGGATTGGTTTTCCAAAAATGGCCACCAATAAGCTGCCACAGGATGCTCCACGAGGGTCAATGCGATGGATCAGAGAGGACGACCTGCTGTTTGTGGAATGGAAAGACACCAGGGAAGTGCTGATGTGCTCCACTTTCCACAAAGCATATGGAGGTGACATAGTGGAAAGGAAGAGCAAGGACAATGATGGGCAGTGGTCTACTGTGCATGTGCCAATCCCTGGTGCTGTGCTGGACTACAACAGGTTCATGGGGGGAGTGGACCTGTCAGATGCCCTCATTTGTTACTACAAAGTGCTTCACAAGACACGGAAGTGGTACCGAACCTTCTTTTATCACTTTGTCGACATCGCTGTTGTCAATGCCTTCATTTTGCATCAAAAACTGGCCAGAGCAAAGAAGGAAAGACCCCTGACCCAGAAAGCATTCAGGGAAACGCTTGTTATGGAACTTGCAGGTTTAGAATCAGGTGCTTCTCCAATCCCAACTCCATCTACCATCTGCCACAATCCCAAGTACATCTCGGGTGACAGCACTTCTGGACGACGAAAATGCAGAGTTTGCCATCAGAAGACGCCAGTCATGTGTGCAACATGTGAGGTGCCACTGTGTTTCCTTCCAAAACGGGACTGCTACAATGACTGGCATCGGAGGGAGGGGAAATATTGA
- the LOC137496249 gene encoding histone H3-like, translating to MARTKQTARKSTGGKAPRKQLATKAARKSAPATGGVKKPHRYRPGTVALREIRRYQKSTELLIRKLPFQRLVREIAQDFKTDLRFQSSAVMALQESSEAYLVGLFEDTNLCAIHAKRVTIMPKDIQLARRIRGERA from the coding sequence ATGGCCAGAACTAAGCAAACCGCTCGTAAATCTACCGGTGGCAAAGCCCCCAGGAAGCAGCTCGCCACTAAGGCTGCCCGCAAGAGTGCCCCGGCCACCGGTGGAGTGAAGAAGCCTCACCGTTACAGGCCCGGTACCGTGGCTTTAAGAGAGATCCGTCGCTACCAGAAGTCCACCGAGCTGCTGATCCGCAAGCTGCCTTTCCAGCGTCTGGTGCGAGAAATCGCTCAGGACTTCAAGACTGACCTGCGCTTCCAGAGCTCCGCCGTCATGGCCCTGCAGGAGTCCAGCGAGGCTTATCTGGTCGGCCTGTTCGAAGACACAAACCTGTGCGCCATCCACGCCAAGAGGGTCACCATCATGCCCAAGGACATCCAGCTGGCCCGCCGCATCCGCGGAGAACGCGCTTAA
- the LOC100329560 gene encoding histone H2B 1/2 — translation MPEPAKAAPKKGSKKAVTKTAGKGGKKRKRTRKESYAIYVYKVLKQVHPDTGISSKAMGIMNSFVNDIFERIAGEASRLAHYNKRSTITSREIQTAVRLLLPGELAKHAVSEGTKAVTKYTSSK, via the coding sequence ATGCCTGAACCCGCTAAAGCTGCTCCCAAGAAGGGCTCCAAGAAAGCCGTGACGAAGACCGCCGGTAAAGGAGGAAAGAAGCGCAAGAGGACCAGGAAGGAGAGCTACGCCATCTACGTGTACAAAGTGCTGAAGCAGGTCCATCCTGACACCGGCATCTCCTCCAAGGCCATGGGCATCATGAACTCGTTCGTCAACGACATCTTCGAGCGCATCGCCGGTGAGGCTTCTCGTCTCGCCCACTACAACAAGCGCTCCACCATCACCTCCAGAGAGATCCAGACCGCCGTGCGGCTGCTGCTGCCCGGAGAGCTGGCCAAACACGCCGTGTCCGAGGGCACCAAGGCCGTCACCAAATACACCAGCTCCAAGTAG
- the LOC569982 gene encoding histone H1-like yields MAETAPAPAAAAPAKAPRKKSAAKAKKAGPGVGELIVKAVSASKERSGMSLAALKKALAASGYDVEKNNSRVKLAIKGMVTKGVLKQVKGTGASGSFKLNKQQAEPKKKPAKKAAPKAKKPAAAKKPKSAAAKKPAAKKSPKKAKKPAAAAKKATKSPKKAKKPAAPKKAAKSPKKAKVAKPKTAKPKAAKPKKAAPKKK; encoded by the coding sequence ATGGCAGAAACCGCCCCAGCTCCAGCTGCCGCTGCGCCGGCTAAAGCGCCCAGGAAGAAGTCTGCTGCTAAAGCCAAGAAGGCCGGTCCAGGCGTTGGCGAACTCATCGTCAAAGCAGTGTCCGCGTCCAAGGAGAGGAGCGGTATGTCCCTAGCCGCCCTAAAGAAAGCTCTTGCCGCCAGTGGCTACGACGTGGAGAAGAACAACTCCCGCGTCAAGCTCGCCATCAAGGGTATGGTGACCAAAGGCGTCCTGAAGCAGGTCAAGGGgaccggcgcctccggctccttCAAGCTCAACAAGCAGCAAGCCGAGCCCAAGAAGAAGCCAGCCAAGAAAGCGGCTCCTAAAGCCAAGAAACCCGCCGCCGCCAAGAAGCCCAAGAGCGCTGCTGCCAAGAAGCCCGCCGCTAAGAAGTCGCCCAAGAAGGCCAAGAAACCCGCAGCGGCCGCCAAGAAAGCGACTAAGAGCCCCAAGAAGGCCAAGAAGCCCGCGGCCCCTAAGAAAGCTGCCAAGAGTCCCAAGAAGGCCAAGGTGGCTAAGCCCAAGACGGCTAAACCCAAAGCGGCCAAGCCCAAGAAGGCAGCGCCCAAGAAGAAGTAG
- the LOC100329358 gene encoding histone H4, which produces MSGRGKGGKGLGKGGAKRHRKVLRDNIQGITKPAIRRLARRGGVKRISGLIYEETRGVLKVFLENVIRDAVTYTEHAKRKTVTAMDVVYALKRQGRTLYGFGG; this is translated from the coding sequence ATGTCTGGAagaggtaaaggaggaaagggacTCGGTAAAGGAGGCGCGAAGCGTCACCGTAAAGTTCTGCGCGATAACATCCAGGGAATCACCAAACCCGCCATTCGCCGTCTGGCTCGTCGTGGTGGTGTTAAGCGTATCTCTGGTCTCATCTACGAGGAGACCCGCGGGGTGTTGAAGGTGTTCCTTGAGAACGTGATCCGCGATGCCGTCACCTACACCGAGCACGCCAAGAGGAAGACCGTCACCGCCATGGATGTGGTGTACGCGCTGAAGAGACAGGGACGCACTCTGTACGGATTCGGTGGATAA